Proteins from one Mesoplodon densirostris isolate mMesDen1 chromosome 1, mMesDen1 primary haplotype, whole genome shotgun sequence genomic window:
- the ADRA2C gene encoding alpha-2C adrenergic receptor — translation MASPALAAALAAAAGPNVSGVGEGGSGGAANASGAAWGPPPGQYSAGAVAGLAAVVGFLIVFTVVGNVLVVIAVLTSRALRAPQNLFLVSLASADILVATLVMPFSLANELMAYWYFGQVWCGVYLALDVLFCTSSIVHLCAISLDRYWSVTQAVEYNLKRTPRRVKATIVAVWLISAVISFPPLVSLYRQPDGAAYPQCGLNDETWYILSSCIGSFFAPCLIMGLVYARIYRVAKLRTRTLSEKREPAGPDGASPTTENGLGAGENGHCATSRRPRADVEPEDSSVASERRRRRGALRRGGRRRASGEGAADGEGAGPGTGTAEPGAMAAARSPAPSWRLSRASSRSVEFFLSRRRRARSSVCRRKVAQAREKRFTFVLAVVMGVFVLCWFPFFFSYSLYGICREACQVPGPLFKFFFWIGYCNSSLNPVIYTVFNQDFRRSFKHILFRRRRKGFRQ, via the coding sequence ATGGCGTCCCCGGCGCTGGCGGCGgcgctggcggcggcggcgggccccAACGTGAGCGGCGTCGGCGAGGGGGGCAGCGGCGGGGCCGCCAACGCCTCGGGGGCTGCCTGGGGGCCGCCCCCGGGCCAGTACTCGGCGGGCGCCGTGGCGGGGCTAGCGGCCGTGGTGGGCTTCCTCATCGTCTTCACCGTGGTGGGCAACGTGCTGGTGGTGATCGCTGTGCTGACCAGCCGCGCGCTGCGTGCGCCGCAGAACCTCTTCCTGGTGTCACTGGCCTCGGCTGACATCCTGGTGGCCACGCTGGTCATGCCCTTCTCGCTGGCCAATGAGCTCATGGCCTACTGGTACTTCGGGCAGGTGTGGTGCGGCGTGTACCTGGCGCTCGACGTGCTCTTCTGCACCTCGTCCATTGTGCACCTGTGCGCCATCAGCCTGGACCGCTACTGGTCCGTGACGCAGGCTGTCGAGTACAACCTGAAGCGCACACCGCGCCGCGTCAAGGCCACCATCGTAGCCGTGTGGCTCATCTCGGCCGTCATCTCCTTCCCGCCGCTCGTCTCCCTCTACCGCCAGCCCGACGGCGCCGCCTACCCGCAGTGTGGCCTCAATGACGAGACCTGGTACATCTTGTCCTCCTGCATCGGCTCCTTCTTCGCGCCCTGCCTCATCATGGGCCTGGTCTACGCGCGCATCTACCGTGTGGCCAAGCTGCGCACGCGCACGCTTAGCGAGAAGCGCGAGCCCGCGGGCCCCGACGGCGCGTCCCCGACCACGGAGAACGGGCTTGGCGCGGGAGAAAACGGGCACTGCGCGACCTCGCGCCGCCCGCGCGCCGATGTGGAGCCGGAGGACAGCAGCGTGGCGTCCGAGAGGAGGCGGCGCCGAGGCGCGCTGCGGCGGGGCGGGCGGAGGCGCGCGAGCGGCGAGGGGGCCGCGGACGGCGAGGGGGCGGGGCCCGGGACGGGGACGGCCGAGCCGGGCGCGATGGCCGCTGCGAGGTCCCCGGCCCCTAGCTGGCGCCTGTCGCGCGCCAGCTCGCGTTCCGTCGAGTTCTTCCTGTCGCGCCGGCGCCGGGCGCGCAGCAGCGTGTGCCGCCGCAAGGTGGCCCAGGCGCGCGAGAAGCGCTTCACCTTCGTGCTGGCGGTGGTCATGGGCGTGTTTGTGCTCTGCTGGTTCCCTTTCTTCTTCAGCTACAGCCTGTATGGCATCTGCCGCGAAGCCTGCCAGGTGCCCGGCCCGCTCTTCAAGTTCTTCTTCTGGATCGGCTACTGCAACAGCTCGCTCAACCCGGTCATCTACACCGTCTTCAATCAGGACTTCCGGCGCTCTTTCAAGCACATCCTCTTCCGACGGAGGAGAAAGGGCTTCAGGCAGTGA